In one Bacillota bacterium genomic region, the following are encoded:
- a CDS encoding RNA-binding S4 domain-containing protein, producing the protein MREEEVFIRGDHIALDALLKWSGAVDTGGRAKTLIQSGMIKLNGVVETRRSSKVSVGSVVDAGGLGVFRVCSEDKRK; encoded by the coding sequence TTGCGGGAAGAAGAGGTATTCATCAGGGGTGATCACATAGCCCTGGACGCCTTGCTGAAGTGGTCCGGAGCGGTTGACACTGGCGGAAGGGCAAAAACGCTGATCCAGTCAGGCATGATAAAGCTCAACGGGGTCGTTGAAACACGCAGATCGAGTAAGGTGAGCGTTGGCTCCGTGGTGGATGCCGGAGGACTGGGAGTCTTCAGAGTGTGCAGTGAGGATAAAAGGAAGTGA
- the dnaN gene encoding DNA polymerase III subunit beta: MRFHVSQSDILTGVQTVQRAVSTQTIVPVLSGILLDAEEEHVRLSGTDTQIRIEWKTPARVEEPGKVVLPVKYLAEMLRRTPDTEVSIAVGEASLAEITWGGAHYVVHGLPAEGFPELKTPQNLTQIETTQGVIRSLIRRTVFASARDESRILLTGVLFKASRGKIDMVATDGVRLSKVSARFGGDLGDVEAIIPSRALGEMARLCSGHEDEPGILSIGPKNVLLEVGGARLASSLIEGQYPEYERVMPRDFASVLTVERNALHDALDRAGLVSQSSNAVRLRARDGRINISAHAPAVGQGVEEIEGLIQGSDMEISFNARYVTEGLKAFDSGDILVQVPGPDKATVIKAPGDDDFVYLVLPLKIG; encoded by the coding sequence GTGCGCTTTCACGTGTCTCAGTCCGACATCCTCACCGGTGTCCAGACAGTGCAGCGGGCTGTGTCAACACAGACTATTGTCCCAGTCCTTTCCGGCATCCTCCTCGATGCTGAGGAAGAACACGTGCGACTGTCCGGAACAGACACACAGATCCGTATTGAATGGAAAACACCGGCCCGAGTAGAGGAGCCAGGCAAGGTCGTGCTACCAGTCAAGTATCTCGCGGAAATGCTGCGCAGGACGCCGGATACCGAGGTATCGATAGCAGTGGGCGAGGCTTCCCTAGCTGAGATCACATGGGGAGGGGCTCACTACGTGGTACACGGCCTTCCCGCGGAAGGGTTCCCCGAGTTAAAGACACCACAGAACCTAACCCAGATTGAGACAACTCAAGGGGTCATACGGTCCCTCATAAGGCGAACGGTGTTTGCCAGCGCCCGGGATGAATCGAGGATACTCCTCACGGGTGTTCTGTTCAAGGCATCTAGGGGAAAGATAGACATGGTGGCGACGGACGGTGTCAGGCTCAGCAAGGTGAGCGCTCGGTTTGGAGGTGACCTCGGAGATGTGGAGGCAATAATACCCTCGAGGGCGCTAGGAGAAATGGCAAGACTCTGTTCGGGCCATGAAGATGAGCCGGGGATCCTCTCCATAGGCCCAAAGAATGTTTTATTAGAGGTAGGAGGAGCAAGGCTCGCATCCAGCCTGATTGAGGGTCAGTACCCGGAGTATGAGAGGGTTATGCCGAGGGACTTTGCCAGCGTTCTCACGGTAGAGAGAAATGCACTTCATGATGCGCTGGACAGGGCTGGTCTGGTCTCCCAGTCCTCCAACGCTGTGAGGCTCCGAGCGAGGGATGGGCGCATAAACATCTCAGCGCATGCCCCGGCGGTGGGACAGGGGGTCGAGGAGATAGAGGGGCTTATACAAGGTTCGGATATGGAGATTTCCTTCAACGCGCGATACGTTACTGAGGGACTGAAGGCCTTTGACTCCGGCGACATCCTCGTCCAGGTGCCTGGCCCCGACAAGGCAACGGTTATAAAGGCACCGGGGGATGATGACTTTGTCTACCTTGTGCTGCCTCTGAAGATAGGATGA